The Algiphilus sp. genome has a segment encoding these proteins:
- the aroK gene encoding shikimate kinase AroK, producing MFLVGPMGAGKTTLGRRLAALARMEFIDSDHEIERRTGVDIPFIFEKEGEAGFRRREHDVLAELAGRDGVVVATGGGAVLDPDTRERLHAAGHVIYLHATVDQQLRRTARSQHRPLLRSGDRRAILADLLEQRDPLYREVAHRVVHTDGRNTRALAQEIFRSLRQESSS from the coding sequence ATCTTCCTGGTCGGTCCGATGGGTGCGGGCAAGACCACGCTGGGTCGCCGGCTCGCCGCGCTGGCGCGCATGGAATTCATCGACAGCGATCACGAGATCGAGCGCCGCACCGGCGTCGACATCCCCTTCATCTTCGAGAAGGAGGGCGAGGCCGGCTTCCGGCGCCGCGAGCACGATGTCCTCGCCGAGCTCGCCGGTCGCGACGGCGTGGTAGTGGCCACCGGTGGTGGTGCGGTGCTGGACCCCGACACGCGGGAGCGCCTGCACGCGGCCGGACACGTCATCTACCTGCATGCCACGGTCGACCAGCAGCTGCGACGCACCGCACGCAGTCAGCACCGGCCGCTATTGCGCTCCGGCGATCGACGCGCCATCCTCGCCGACCTTCTGGAGCAGCGTGACCCGCTCTATCGCGAGGTGGCCCACCGGGTCGTGCACACCGACGGGCGCAACACGCGCGCGCTCGCCCAGGAAATCTTCCGCAGTCTGCGTCAGGAGTCATCGTCGTGA
- the aroB gene encoding 3-dehydroquinate synthase has translation MNAPVRRVPPRQLQVELGARSYPIRIGSGLLADAGAWRELRDRPLRMLTDDRVAGHWLKSVVQQLDIAPEQVRIVPAGEATKCMTEVESCLDWLLETRMPRDGVLVALGGGVIGDLAGFVAAIYQRGIDFVQVPTTLLAQVDSSVGGKTGVNHALGKNLIGAFHQPRLVLADSETLGTLPARELRAGIAEVIKYGMLGDADFFAWLEDNMPRLLALEPQRVMDAVERCCSMKAQIVAADEREGGRRALLNLGHTFGHAIETHTGYAQYLHGEAVAIGLHLAADLSRLLGWLAPADAERVRAVIASAGLPSTVPEGMTPADFMRHMAHDKKVAAGKLRFVLLRRLGEALVTADVPSDKLEALLERHCSAGTV, from the coding sequence GTGAATGCCCCCGTGCGTCGCGTTCCCCCGCGTCAGCTCCAGGTCGAGCTGGGGGCGCGCAGCTATCCGATCCGGATCGGCAGCGGTCTGCTCGCCGATGCCGGTGCGTGGCGCGAGCTGCGCGATCGACCGCTGCGCATGCTCACGGATGACCGCGTCGCGGGGCACTGGCTCAAGTCCGTGGTGCAGCAGCTCGACATCGCGCCGGAGCAGGTCCGCATCGTGCCCGCCGGCGAGGCCACCAAGTGCATGACCGAGGTCGAGTCCTGTCTCGACTGGCTGCTGGAGACCCGCATGCCCCGCGACGGTGTGCTGGTGGCGCTGGGTGGCGGCGTGATCGGCGACCTCGCCGGTTTCGTGGCGGCGATCTATCAGCGCGGCATCGACTTCGTGCAGGTGCCCACCACGCTGCTGGCACAGGTCGACTCCAGCGTCGGCGGCAAGACCGGCGTCAACCACGCTCTCGGCAAGAACCTCATCGGCGCGTTCCATCAGCCGCGCCTGGTGCTGGCCGACAGCGAGACGCTCGGCACCCTGCCCGCGCGCGAGCTGCGCGCCGGCATCGCCGAGGTCATCAAGTACGGCATGCTCGGCGACGCCGACTTCTTCGCCTGGCTCGAGGACAACATGCCGCGACTGCTCGCCCTCGAGCCGCAGCGCGTCATGGACGCCGTCGAGCGCTGCTGCTCGATGAAGGCGCAGATCGTCGCTGCCGACGAGCGCGAGGGCGGACGCCGCGCGCTGCTCAATCTGGGCCACACCTTCGGGCACGCCATCGAGACCCACACCGGCTACGCGCAATACCTGCACGGCGAGGCGGTGGCCATCGGTCTGCACCTGGCGGCCGATCTCTCGCGCCTGCTGGGCTGGCTGGCGCCGGCCGATGCCGAGCGCGTGCGCGCCGTGATCGCGTCGGCCGGGCTGCCCTCGACCGTGCCCGAGGGCATGACGCCGGCCGATTTCATGCGGCACATGGCGCACGACAAGAAGGTGGCCGCCGGCAAGCTCCGCTTCGTGCTGCTGCGGCGCCTCGGCGAGGCGCTGGTCACCGCCGACGTGCCGTCCGACAAGCTCGAGGCCCTGCTCGAACGCCACTGCAGCGCCGGTACGGTCTGA
- a CDS encoding deoxyguanosinetriphosphate triphosphohydrolase, whose protein sequence is MQRARWAADPERSRGRRCDEPAPSGRSEYQRDRDRIVHSGAFRRLEYKTQVFLNHEGDWFRTRLTHSLEVAQIARSLARSLGLDEDLVEAICLAHDLGHTPFGHAGQDALNTCMRDLGGFEHNLQSLRVVDELEDKYADFRGLNLTFETREGILKHCSPARARGLGDVGARFLDGTQPGMEAQLANLADEIAYNNHDIDDGIRAGLITLDELEALPLVAGPLAAVRRDHPAATARQRRHEVIRRLITLLVDDLRAATEARLAEAAPADADAVRAQPRPMVAFSDAMREQATALKQFLHKRVYRHHRVYRMNRKAQRVIREIFEALVADPMLLPPEHQALAAAGRERHGEAGVARAVADYIAGMTDRYALHVHGGLFNPRQVD, encoded by the coding sequence ATGCAGCGCGCCCGCTGGGCCGCGGATCCGGAACGCAGCCGCGGTCGTCGCTGCGACGAGCCCGCGCCGTCCGGGCGCAGCGAGTATCAGCGCGACCGCGACCGCATCGTGCACAGCGGCGCCTTCCGGCGGCTGGAATACAAGACCCAGGTCTTCCTCAACCACGAGGGCGACTGGTTCCGCACCCGCCTGACGCACTCGCTGGAAGTGGCGCAGATCGCGCGCTCGCTGGCGCGCTCGCTGGGGCTCGACGAGGATCTCGTCGAGGCCATCTGCCTGGCCCACGATCTCGGCCACACCCCCTTCGGTCACGCCGGGCAGGATGCGCTCAACACCTGCATGCGCGATCTCGGCGGCTTCGAGCACAACCTCCAGTCGCTGCGCGTGGTCGACGAGCTCGAGGACAAGTACGCCGATTTCCGCGGCCTCAACCTCACCTTCGAGACCCGCGAGGGCATTCTCAAGCACTGCTCCCCGGCGCGTGCCCGCGGGCTCGGCGACGTCGGCGCGCGCTTTCTCGACGGCACGCAGCCCGGCATGGAAGCGCAGCTCGCCAATCTCGCCGACGAGATCGCCTACAACAACCACGACATCGACGACGGCATCCGCGCCGGCCTGATCACGCTCGACGAGCTCGAAGCGCTGCCGCTGGTGGCCGGTCCGCTGGCCGCGGTGCGTCGCGACCACCCGGCGGCGACCGCCCGCCAGCGCCGCCACGAGGTGATCCGGCGCCTGATCACGCTGCTGGTCGACGATCTGCGCGCGGCCACCGAGGCGCGGCTCGCCGAGGCCGCCCCCGCCGACGCCGACGCGGTGCGCGCCCAGCCGCGCCCCATGGTGGCCTTCTCCGACGCCATGCGCGAGCAGGCCACCGCGCTCAAGCAGTTCCTGCACAAGCGGGTCTACCGGCACCACCGCGTGTACCGCATGAACCGCAAGGCCCAGCGCGTGATCCGCGAGATCTTCGAGGCGCTGGTCGCCGATCCCATGCTGCTGCCGCCGGAGCATCAGGCGCTTGCCGCGGCCGGGCGCGAGCGCCACGGCGAGGCCGGCGTGGCGCGCGCCGTGGCCGACTATATCGCCGGCATGACCGACCGCTATGCCCTCCATGTCCATGGCGGCCTGTTCAATCCGCGACAGGTCGACTGA